From a single Gimesia fumaroli genomic region:
- a CDS encoding PVC-type heme-binding CxxCH protein has product MISVTQRKVFCLVLVCFTGVLLVGSSFYSSATAQKPLPNEGDLAKRLKRIPATPPEMSLKGFKLERDFELELVAAEPDVMDPVDACFDENGQMYVAEMRGYPYLPDQVPDYMPGPVRKNAGVIRLLKDTTGDGKMDKSFVFADTITWPTSVCCYDGGVYVIAPPYIYYFKDTDGDDKADIRETVFTGLRTNNVQGLANNLKWGLDNHIYFAGGTNGGSILKDGKEVIPAGRRDLKLNPKTRELEAVSGGSQFGHSMDDWGNRFVCSNSNHIQHVVYPSNYLKRNAYLAVPGVLRTAAKRGAAAPVFRRSPPEPYRVVRTARRAADPKFRKRLSPTELVATGFFTSATGVTIYRGGAYPAEFQGNAFIGDVGGNLIHRKTMDGKGATYVATRADEDTEFITSNDNWFRPVNFVNAPDGTLWVLDMYRETIEHPFSIPEDIKRHLDLESGHDRGRIYRLKHPEGKTFKVQKLGVLPVDQLVLQLESPNSWNRETAQRLIWERQDKAAILHLVKLFQTSKQPLGRLHALWTLDGLNALNSDILMKALQDSEAGIREHAIRLSERYAKENSELSEAVLKLTDDPEYRVQLQLAFSLGEFDRQAAIAGLTKLVDSKNYDGDMQVAVLTSSAEIAGPLAVNFLRESAGTLSGSKRPLVVELLRIAGAKKETDDALAVLDFVSGDSISLVQKQLVLGALGEGLGRRGASLATLLKDPQISTDVKQRFDKTVAEAVETAEDEDKPVAERVAAVRLLGFMDFSVAGDVLAEVLNPRSSPKIQLAAVEALSRMEHKDVGSALLTNWSGFSPAVRTDVVDALLGSSGRIDTLLAAIKKKQVKLNEISRDKKDLLMNHPNKEIRKRARKVLGSDVNSDRAKIVAAYQSALELKGDVESGKKIYLKNCAGCHKVGDQGHNVGPNLATTKNKSNGDLLIAILDPSREAQSNYNTYTIVTEQGKLFTGIIAAETATSYTIRRAEGKEDVILRNNIDTLLSNGVSLMPNGLEKEVNPQQMADLLEFIKSLEAPPQK; this is encoded by the coding sequence ATGATTTCGGTTACTCAGCGAAAAGTGTTTTGTCTGGTCCTGGTTTGTTTCACAGGCGTTCTCTTAGTTGGCAGCAGTTTTTATTCATCAGCGACTGCACAAAAGCCTTTGCCGAATGAAGGGGACTTAGCAAAGCGGCTAAAGCGGATTCCTGCAACGCCTCCTGAAATGAGTCTCAAAGGGTTTAAGCTGGAACGTGATTTTGAGTTGGAACTGGTGGCCGCTGAGCCTGATGTAATGGACCCAGTGGATGCCTGTTTTGATGAAAACGGGCAAATGTATGTTGCTGAAATGCGAGGCTATCCTTATCTGCCGGATCAGGTACCAGATTATATGCCCGGTCCCGTCCGAAAAAATGCGGGTGTGATTCGGTTATTAAAAGATACGACCGGCGACGGCAAAATGGATAAAAGCTTTGTCTTTGCAGATACGATTACCTGGCCCACTTCGGTTTGCTGTTATGACGGCGGTGTATATGTGATTGCGCCTCCCTATATTTATTACTTCAAAGACACCGACGGCGATGACAAAGCTGATATTCGCGAGACGGTCTTCACCGGGCTGCGAACCAATAATGTGCAAGGGTTGGCGAACAATCTGAAATGGGGTTTGGATAATCATATTTACTTTGCGGGCGGGACCAACGGCGGTTCCATTTTGAAAGACGGTAAAGAAGTGATCCCTGCAGGGCGACGGGATTTGAAGCTGAATCCCAAGACCCGAGAACTGGAAGCGGTTTCGGGTGGTTCGCAGTTTGGACATTCAATGGACGACTGGGGAAACCGTTTTGTCTGCAGTAACAGTAATCACATTCAGCATGTGGTTTATCCCAGCAATTATTTGAAACGCAACGCGTATCTGGCGGTTCCCGGAGTGTTGCGGACGGCAGCAAAGCGTGGGGCGGCTGCTCCCGTGTTTCGCCGGAGTCCACCGGAGCCTTACCGTGTGGTGCGAACCGCGCGGCGTGCCGCTGATCCGAAATTTCGTAAGCGCCTTTCACCGACGGAATTAGTGGCAACGGGCTTTTTTACTTCCGCCACCGGAGTCACCATTTATCGTGGTGGTGCTTACCCTGCTGAATTTCAGGGGAATGCATTCATAGGCGATGTTGGTGGAAACCTGATTCACCGTAAAACGATGGATGGTAAGGGAGCCACCTATGTCGCGACTCGGGCTGATGAAGATACCGAATTTATTACTTCGAATGATAACTGGTTTCGTCCGGTCAATTTTGTAAATGCACCGGATGGGACGCTGTGGGTTCTCGATATGTATCGGGAAACGATCGAACATCCCTTTTCGATTCCAGAAGACATCAAGCGACATCTTGACCTGGAAAGCGGTCATGATCGCGGGCGGATTTATCGACTGAAGCATCCCGAGGGGAAGACATTCAAAGTTCAGAAATTAGGTGTGCTGCCCGTCGATCAACTGGTATTGCAGTTGGAATCACCGAACAGCTGGAACCGGGAGACCGCTCAACGTTTGATCTGGGAACGCCAGGATAAGGCGGCGATTCTGCATCTGGTCAAACTGTTTCAAACGTCAAAGCAACCTTTGGGGCGTTTGCATGCGTTATGGACTCTTGATGGATTGAATGCGTTAAATTCGGATATTCTGATGAAAGCATTACAGGATTCGGAAGCCGGAATTAGAGAGCATGCGATTCGGTTGTCCGAGAGGTATGCGAAAGAGAACTCGGAATTGTCTGAAGCGGTTCTCAAATTAACAGACGATCCGGAATACCGGGTGCAATTGCAGCTGGCGTTTTCGCTGGGTGAATTTGACAGACAGGCCGCGATTGCCGGTTTGACGAAACTGGTAGACTCAAAGAATTATGATGGAGATATGCAGGTTGCAGTGCTGACCTCTTCAGCAGAGATTGCCGGGCCTTTAGCGGTGAATTTCCTGCGAGAATCAGCTGGTACACTTTCCGGCTCAAAACGACCTCTTGTGGTCGAACTGTTGCGTATTGCCGGTGCGAAAAAGGAAACGGATGACGCATTGGCAGTGTTGGATTTTGTCTCGGGGGATTCCATTTCACTGGTTCAGAAACAGTTGGTACTGGGGGCTTTAGGAGAAGGTCTGGGCCGTCGTGGTGCCTCGCTGGCGACCTTGCTGAAAGATCCTCAAATCAGTACTGATGTCAAACAGCGTTTTGACAAAACCGTCGCTGAAGCCGTTGAAACGGCTGAGGATGAAGACAAGCCTGTGGCAGAACGAGTGGCTGCAGTTCGCCTGCTGGGCTTTATGGATTTCAGCGTTGCCGGCGATGTACTGGCTGAAGTGTTGAATCCGCGTTCCTCACCAAAAATTCAGCTGGCAGCCGTTGAAGCATTATCCCGGATGGAGCACAAAGATGTGGGTTCTGCGCTGCTGACAAACTGGTCCGGATTCAGTCCGGCTGTGCGGACCGATGTGGTCGATGCGTTACTGGGATCGTCCGGGCGGATTGATACTTTGCTGGCCGCGATCAAGAAAAAGCAGGTTAAGCTCAACGAGATTTCCCGCGACAAAAAAGACCTGTTGATGAATCACCCCAATAAGGAGATTCGCAAACGCGCTCGCAAGGTGCTGGGAAGCGATGTCAACAGTGACCGGGCGAAGATCGTGGCGGCGTATCAGTCGGCTTTGGAATTAAAGGGCGATGTAGAGAGTGGAAAGAAGATTTATCTGAAGAATTGTGCCGGCTGCCATAAAGTCGGGGATCAGGGGCATAATGTCGGGCCAAATCTGGCAACGACGAAAAACAAGTCCAACGGTGACTTGCTGATCGCGATTCTGGACCCCAGTCGCGAAGCGCAGTCCAACTATAATACTTATACCATCGTCACGGAGCAGGGAAAGCTATTTACCGGTATCATTGCTGCAGAAACGGCGACGAGCTATACCATTCGCCGCGCGGAAGGCAAAGAAGATGTGATACTGCGAAACAATATCGATACTCTGCTGTCCAATGGGGTTTCTTTAATGCCTAATGGCTTGGAGAAAGAAGTCAATCCGCAGCAGATGGCGGATTTACTGGAGTTCATCAAGTCGCTGGAAGCGCCCCCTCAAAAGTAG
- the guaA gene encoding glutamine-hydrolyzing GMP synthase has product MTDPQVSEQDALSQSLIDTKQEELILVLDFGSQTSQLITRRVREQNVFSQLARPNLSAERIKELNPKGIILSGGPASVYGEDAPQADPEIFNLGIPILGICYGMQLVCDSQGCEVKSGESREFGRTPCTVSDHTNLFSGVPTNFVAWMSHGDQVQNLSEHFTSLASTETCQFAAVKHHSKPFFGLQFHPEVTHTEFGGMLLSNFVQKVCGCEGTWRISNLIEQEIESIRERVGDKRVICGLSGGVDSSVVAALLYRAIGSQLSCIFVDNGLLRKGEADEVSHRFGEHFQTDLHVVDAQEMFLSELAGVSDPQEKRKIIGRLFIEVFQKEAKSIENAQFLAQGTLYPDVIESGANPDGPAATIKSHHNVGGLPEQLGFELIEPLRELFKDEVREMGHELGLPDDLIYRHPFPGPGLAVRCLGEVTEERLKVLREADLIVIDELHKANLYRKTKQAFAVLLPIRSVGVMGDGRTYEDVAAIRAVETDDFMTANWSPLPHEVLERMSTRITNNVRGINRVVYDISSKPPSTIEWE; this is encoded by the coding sequence ATGACCGATCCTCAAGTTTCTGAGCAGGATGCTCTTTCTCAGAGTTTAATCGATACAAAGCAGGAAGAATTAATCCTGGTACTGGATTTTGGGTCTCAAACATCGCAGTTGATTACGAGACGTGTTCGCGAGCAGAACGTCTTCAGTCAACTGGCACGTCCCAATCTTTCTGCGGAGCGGATTAAGGAACTCAATCCGAAAGGGATTATTCTTTCAGGTGGTCCTGCCAGCGTATATGGGGAAGACGCACCTCAGGCTGATCCGGAAATCTTCAATCTGGGGATACCGATTCTGGGGATCTGTTACGGCATGCAGCTTGTCTGTGATTCCCAGGGCTGTGAAGTCAAATCGGGAGAATCCCGGGAATTTGGACGCACGCCCTGTACTGTGAGTGATCATACAAATTTATTCTCCGGGGTGCCTACAAATTTTGTTGCCTGGATGAGTCACGGCGATCAGGTCCAGAATCTGAGCGAACACTTTACTTCTCTGGCGTCGACGGAAACCTGCCAGTTTGCAGCGGTAAAGCATCACAGCAAGCCTTTCTTCGGGCTACAGTTTCACCCGGAAGTCACGCATACTGAGTTTGGTGGCATGTTGCTTTCTAACTTTGTACAAAAAGTTTGTGGCTGTGAAGGGACCTGGCGAATTTCCAATTTGATTGAACAGGAAATTGAATCGATCCGGGAGCGGGTTGGCGATAAGCGTGTAATTTGTGGATTATCGGGGGGCGTTGACTCCTCGGTCGTCGCAGCATTGTTGTACCGCGCCATTGGTTCACAGCTTTCGTGTATCTTTGTGGATAACGGCCTGTTGAGAAAAGGGGAAGCCGACGAGGTGTCTCACCGTTTTGGAGAGCACTTTCAAACTGACCTGCACGTCGTTGATGCACAGGAGATGTTTTTATCGGAGCTTGCTGGTGTCTCTGACCCGCAGGAAAAACGGAAAATCATCGGTCGCTTGTTCATCGAAGTGTTTCAGAAAGAAGCGAAATCGATTGAGAACGCCCAGTTTCTGGCACAGGGAACGTTGTATCCCGATGTGATTGAATCGGGGGCCAACCCTGATGGTCCTGCAGCGACCATTAAATCGCACCATAACGTGGGGGGATTGCCGGAACAGCTTGGTTTTGAACTGATTGAACCGCTGCGTGAGTTGTTCAAAGATGAAGTCCGCGAAATGGGCCATGAACTGGGGCTGCCGGATGATTTGATTTATCGCCACCCCTTCCCCGGTCCCGGCCTGGCAGTGCGATGTCTGGGTGAAGTCACAGAAGAACGTCTGAAAGTGCTTCGGGAAGCGGATCTGATTGTGATTGATGAATTACATAAGGCAAACCTGTATCGCAAAACCAAGCAGGCGTTTGCCGTTTTGTTGCCGATTCGATCGGTGGGCGTGATGGGCGATGGCCGAACTTACGAGGATGTCGCTGCAATTCGCGCTGTCGAAACAGACGACTTTATGACCGCCAACTGGTCTCCGCTACCTCACGAAGTTCTGGAAAGAATGTCGACCCGTATCACAAATAATGTGCGGGGAATCAATCGCGTGGTATATGACATCAGCTCGAAACCACCCAGCACCATTGAGTGGGAATAA